A genomic region of Lasioglossum baleicum chromosome 16, iyLasBale1, whole genome shotgun sequence contains the following coding sequences:
- the LOC143217173 gene encoding uridine phosphorylase 1 isoform X4, producing the protein MPTCTCDRELSDEKNHVCPLKLTAENEERGGKTKEYDDAVRYRDGSVRLRNPNIELMDQDILYHLALGSGSHDLVEMFGDVKFVCMGGTPKRMEQFAHYIMKEIGHKLPSGTTLLDISQYSYRYSMYKVGPVLSISHGMGIPSVGILLHEVIKLMYHAKVKDPIFFRIGTCGGIGLEGGTVVISEEAVDGMMKAHLELPVLGKMVRRPAKLDRQLARELKALTNRDDPYETVVGKTMCTYDFYEGQGRLDGAFCDFTENDKMEYLTKLHKADVVNIEMESLAFAALTHHAGIQSAVVCVTLLDRLKGDQVMAPKEVLDEWVIRPQQLVARYITRYLQRKGRLSLEGHGSMCVKSPRRFKLVQQESENYD; encoded by the exons ATGCCGACCTGTACGTGCGACAGAGAACTCTCCGATGAGAAGAATCACGTTTGCCCGCTGAAACTCACCGCCGAGAACGAAGAACGCGGCGGGAAAACGAAAGAGTACGATGACGCTGTTCG CTACAGAGATGGATCGGTGCGACTTCGAAATCCAAATATCGAGCTCATGGATCAAGATATATTGTACCACCTTGCACTCGGTAGCGGTTCCCACGATCTCGTGGAAATGTTCGGCGACGTCAAG TTCGTCTGCATGGGTGGAACACCGAAACGAATGGAACAGTTCGCCCATTACATAATGAAGGAGATAGGTCACAAGCTTCCATCGGGAACAACGCTTCTCGACATTAGCCAGTATTCGTATCGATACTCCATGTACAAAGTTGGGCCGGTGCTTTCAATCAGC CACGGAATGGGCATCCCATCGGTCGGAATTCTGCTGCACGAAGTGATCAAGCTGATGTACCACGCTAAAGTGAAGGATCCGATATTCTTCAGGATCGGTACTTGCGGAGGGATTGGCCTCGAAGGTGGCACCGTTGTCATTTCCGAAGAGGCGGTCGATGGAATGATGAAGGCTCACTTAGAACTG CCCGTGTTAGGTAAAATGGTGCGAAGACCCGCCAAGTTGGACCGACAGTTGGCTCGAGAGCTTAAAGCGCTTACGAACCGTGACGATCCCTATGAAACTGTTGTCGGTAAGACGATGTGCACTTACGACTTCTATGAAGGACAAGGAAGACTGGACGGCGCGTTCTGCGACTTCACGGAAAATGACAAAATGGAGTATCTAACAAAATTGCATAAGGCGGACGTAGTCAATATAGAAATGGAGAGTCTTGCTTTCGCCGCTCTCACGCATCACGCTGGGATACAGTCTGCTGTGGTGTGTGTGACGTTGTTAGATCGTCTGAAGGGTGATCAG GTAATGGCGCCGAAGGAAGTCCTAGACGAATGGGTGATACGACCGCAACAGTTGGTTGCTCGTTACATAACTAGA
- the LOC143217173 gene encoding uridine phosphorylase 1 isoform X2 yields the protein MLYPDVPQHLQIISLRQNFASPIECATVSTTQDGRQADAPSVFRFTPSELGSRRNSARATRLFQPRRFCNCNPTKDRRKEYPRSSVSKSTGESVNMSLLLEEQEIDDYRDGSVRLRNPNIELMDQDILYHLALGSGSHDLVEMFGDVKFVCMGGTPKRMEQFAHYIMKEIGHKLPSGTTLLDISQYSYRYSMYKVGPVLSISHGMGIPSVGILLHEVIKLMYHAKVKDPIFFRIGTCGGIGLEGGTVVISEEAVDGMMKAHLELPVLGKMVRRPAKLDRQLARELKALTNRDDPYETVVGKTMCTYDFYEGQGRLDGAFCDFTENDKMEYLTKLHKADVVNIEMESLAFAALTHHAGIQSAVVCVTLLDRLKGDQVMAPKEVLDEWVIRPQQLVARYITRYLQRKGRLSLEGHGSMCVKSPRRFKLVQQESENYD from the exons ATGTTGTATCCTGATGTACCACAACACTTACAGATCATTTCGCTGCGGCAGAACTTCGCT tcgcCTATAGAGTGCGCCACAGTTTCAACCACACAAGATGGCCGACAAGCTGACGCCCCTTCCGTCTTTCGCTTCACCCCCTCGGAATTAGGATCGAGGCGAAACAGCGCGCGCGCCACGCGATTGTTCCAGCCCCGTCGTTTCTGCAATTGTAATCctacgaaggatcgtcgaaaggAATATCCGAGGTCCTCAGTCAGCAAATCAACTGGTGAAAGTGTAAACATGAGTCTTCTACTGGAGGAACAGGAAATCGACGA CTACAGAGATGGATCGGTGCGACTTCGAAATCCAAATATCGAGCTCATGGATCAAGATATATTGTACCACCTTGCACTCGGTAGCGGTTCCCACGATCTCGTGGAAATGTTCGGCGACGTCAAG TTCGTCTGCATGGGTGGAACACCGAAACGAATGGAACAGTTCGCCCATTACATAATGAAGGAGATAGGTCACAAGCTTCCATCGGGAACAACGCTTCTCGACATTAGCCAGTATTCGTATCGATACTCCATGTACAAAGTTGGGCCGGTGCTTTCAATCAGC CACGGAATGGGCATCCCATCGGTCGGAATTCTGCTGCACGAAGTGATCAAGCTGATGTACCACGCTAAAGTGAAGGATCCGATATTCTTCAGGATCGGTACTTGCGGAGGGATTGGCCTCGAAGGTGGCACCGTTGTCATTTCCGAAGAGGCGGTCGATGGAATGATGAAGGCTCACTTAGAACTG CCCGTGTTAGGTAAAATGGTGCGAAGACCCGCCAAGTTGGACCGACAGTTGGCTCGAGAGCTTAAAGCGCTTACGAACCGTGACGATCCCTATGAAACTGTTGTCGGTAAGACGATGTGCACTTACGACTTCTATGAAGGACAAGGAAGACTGGACGGCGCGTTCTGCGACTTCACGGAAAATGACAAAATGGAGTATCTAACAAAATTGCATAAGGCGGACGTAGTCAATATAGAAATGGAGAGTCTTGCTTTCGCCGCTCTCACGCATCACGCTGGGATACAGTCTGCTGTGGTGTGTGTGACGTTGTTAGATCGTCTGAAGGGTGATCAG GTAATGGCGCCGAAGGAAGTCCTAGACGAATGGGTGATACGACCGCAACAGTTGGTTGCTCGTTACATAACTAGA
- the LOC143217173 gene encoding uridine phosphorylase 1 isoform X3, with the protein MKRLLRESPIECATVSTTQDGRQADAPSVFRFTPSELGSRRNSARATRLFQPRRFCNCNPTKDRRKEYPRSSVSKSTGESVNMSLLLEEQEIDDYRDGSVRLRNPNIELMDQDILYHLALGSGSHDLVEMFGDVKFVCMGGTPKRMEQFAHYIMKEIGHKLPSGTTLLDISQYSYRYSMYKVGPVLSISHGMGIPSVGILLHEVIKLMYHAKVKDPIFFRIGTCGGIGLEGGTVVISEEAVDGMMKAHLELPVLGKMVRRPAKLDRQLARELKALTNRDDPYETVVGKTMCTYDFYEGQGRLDGAFCDFTENDKMEYLTKLHKADVVNIEMESLAFAALTHHAGIQSAVVCVTLLDRLKGDQVMAPKEVLDEWVIRPQQLVARYITRYLQRKGRLSLEGHGSMCVKSPRRFKLVQQESENYD; encoded by the exons tcgcCTATAGAGTGCGCCACAGTTTCAACCACACAAGATGGCCGACAAGCTGACGCCCCTTCCGTCTTTCGCTTCACCCCCTCGGAATTAGGATCGAGGCGAAACAGCGCGCGCGCCACGCGATTGTTCCAGCCCCGTCGTTTCTGCAATTGTAATCctacgaaggatcgtcgaaaggAATATCCGAGGTCCTCAGTCAGCAAATCAACTGGTGAAAGTGTAAACATGAGTCTTCTACTGGAGGAACAGGAAATCGACGA CTACAGAGATGGATCGGTGCGACTTCGAAATCCAAATATCGAGCTCATGGATCAAGATATATTGTACCACCTTGCACTCGGTAGCGGTTCCCACGATCTCGTGGAAATGTTCGGCGACGTCAAG TTCGTCTGCATGGGTGGAACACCGAAACGAATGGAACAGTTCGCCCATTACATAATGAAGGAGATAGGTCACAAGCTTCCATCGGGAACAACGCTTCTCGACATTAGCCAGTATTCGTATCGATACTCCATGTACAAAGTTGGGCCGGTGCTTTCAATCAGC CACGGAATGGGCATCCCATCGGTCGGAATTCTGCTGCACGAAGTGATCAAGCTGATGTACCACGCTAAAGTGAAGGATCCGATATTCTTCAGGATCGGTACTTGCGGAGGGATTGGCCTCGAAGGTGGCACCGTTGTCATTTCCGAAGAGGCGGTCGATGGAATGATGAAGGCTCACTTAGAACTG CCCGTGTTAGGTAAAATGGTGCGAAGACCCGCCAAGTTGGACCGACAGTTGGCTCGAGAGCTTAAAGCGCTTACGAACCGTGACGATCCCTATGAAACTGTTGTCGGTAAGACGATGTGCACTTACGACTTCTATGAAGGACAAGGAAGACTGGACGGCGCGTTCTGCGACTTCACGGAAAATGACAAAATGGAGTATCTAACAAAATTGCATAAGGCGGACGTAGTCAATATAGAAATGGAGAGTCTTGCTTTCGCCGCTCTCACGCATCACGCTGGGATACAGTCTGCTGTGGTGTGTGTGACGTTGTTAGATCGTCTGAAGGGTGATCAG GTAATGGCGCCGAAGGAAGTCCTAGACGAATGGGTGATACGACCGCAACAGTTGGTTGCTCGTTACATAACTAGA
- the LOC143217180 gene encoding uncharacterized protein LOC143217180 isoform X1, translating into MVSLGIHSPEPVCGLLTFLLSLLAFRIGTGLATDLPKMAATYAGPLWEAGYRFTPNSRLLLKGIEWMKIPLASWPPWRLLLRLRPQGPRLLDILDPGALCLYYCGISKKII; encoded by the exons ATGGTTTCACTTGGAATCCATTCCCCAGAGCCAGTTTGTGGGTTACTTACTTTCCTATTGAGTCTCCTGGCATTCAGGATAGGAACAG GTTTGGCAACTGACTTACCAAAGATGGCCGCGACGTACGCTGGACCCTTGTGGGAAGCTGGATATAGATTTACGCCGAATTCCCGTCTTCTTTTGAAGGGAATAGAa TGGATGAAGATTCCTCTTGCTTCCTGGCCGCCATGGCGGCTTCTTCTTCGCCTGAGGCCTCAGGGGCCCAGGCTGCTAGATATTCTAGATCCTGGAGCACTTTGCTTGTATTACTGTGGTATCAGCAAAAAGATTATATAG
- the LOC143217180 gene encoding uncharacterized protein LOC143217180 isoform X2 has product MSSRAQSVENPFIRPFLQMRYLGLATDLPKMAATYAGPLWEAGYRFTPNSRLLLKGIEWMKIPLASWPPWRLLLRLRPQGPRLLDILDPGALCLYYCGISKKII; this is encoded by the exons ATGTCTTCCAGAGCACAGTCGGTGGAGAATCCTTTTATTAGGCCTTTCCTGCAGATGCGGTATTTAG GTTTGGCAACTGACTTACCAAAGATGGCCGCGACGTACGCTGGACCCTTGTGGGAAGCTGGATATAGATTTACGCCGAATTCCCGTCTTCTTTTGAAGGGAATAGAa TGGATGAAGATTCCTCTTGCTTCCTGGCCGCCATGGCGGCTTCTTCTTCGCCTGAGGCCTCAGGGGCCCAGGCTGCTAGATATTCTAGATCCTGGAGCACTTTGCTTGTATTACTGTGGTATCAGCAAAAAGATTATATAG